One Vicugna pacos chromosome 12, VicPac4, whole genome shotgun sequence genomic window carries:
- the ENDOU gene encoding uridylate-specific endoribonuclease: MRACVPLLVAMLCGLAWADRTESCTSRCYEKFDRDAACQCDRRCPQHGDCCEDYEYLCIAEEDSEEPERFLELEEETEGAPTGNLYSAPNSCQGRCQEPFHKHHPCHCNARCQEFGNCCEDFESLCGHEGFSRSSDAITKEELQGVSEKIYRADTNKAQKGDIVLNSQKCVSPSETRDQVDCSPEPLFTYVNEKLFSKPTYAAFINLLNNYQRDTGRGEHFTAQQLAEQDTFLREVMKTAVMKELYAFLHQQNRYSSEQEFVSDLKNMWFGLYSRGSEEGDSSGFEHVFSGEVKKGKVTGFHNWIRFYTQEKAGLVDYYSHVYDGPWDSYPDVLAMQFSWDGYYKQVGSAFIGSSPEFEFALYSLCFIARPGKVCQLSLGGHPLAIQTYTWEKSTYGNGKKYIATAYVVSSTQ, translated from the exons ATGAGGGCCTGCGTACCCCTGCTAGTGGCCATGctctgtggcctggcctgggctg ACAGAACGGAATCATGCACATCTCGCTGTTATGAGAAATTTGACAGGGACGCTGCCTGCCAGTGTGACCGCCGGTGTCCCCAGCACGGGGACTGCTGTGAAGACTATGAGTACCTGTGTATCG CTGAAGAGGACTCTGAAGAGCCAGAGCGATTCTTGGAGCTGGAGGAAGAGACGGAGGGGGCCCCCACGGGCA ACTTGTACTCGGCACCCAACTCCTGCCAGGGCCGCTGCCAGGAGCCCTTCCACAAGCACCACCCGTGCCACTGCAATGCTCGCTGCCAAGAGTTTGGGAACTGCTGCGAGGACTTCGAGAGCCTGTGTGGCCATG AGGGCTTCTCCCGCAGCAGTGACGCCATAACCAAGGAGGAGCTGCAGGGCGTCTCTGAGAAGATCTACAGGGCAGATACCAACAAAGCCCAGAAGGGAGACATCGTTCTCAACAGCCAGAAATGTGTCTCGCCCTCAGAGACCAGAGACCAAGTGGACTGCTCCCCAGAGCC GCTCTTCACATATGTCAACGAGAAGCTCTTCTCCAAGCCGACCTACGCAGCCTTCATCAACCTCCTCAACAACTACCAGCGGGACACGGGCCGCGGGGAGCACTTCACAGCCCAGCAGCTGGCCGAGCAGGACACCTTCCTCAGAGAGGTCATGAAGACGGCCGTCATGAAGGAGCTGTACGCCTTTCTCCATCAGCAGA ACCGCTACAGCTCGGAACAAGAGTTTGTCAGTGACCTGAAGAACATGTGGTTTGGGCTGTATTCAAGAGGCAGTGAAGAGGGGGACTCAAGTGGCTTTGAACACGTCTTCTCAG GTGAAGTCAAAAAAGGCAAGGTCACTGGCTTCCATAATTGGATCCGCTTTTACacacaggagaaggcaggcctggTTGACTATTACAGCCACGTCTATGACGGGCCT TGGGATTCTTACCCCGACGTGCTGGCCATGCAGTTCAGCTGGGACGGCTACTACAAGCAAGTGGGCTCAGCTTTCATCGGCAGTAGCCCTGAGTTTGAGTTTGCGCTCTACTCCCTGTGCTTCATCGCCAGGCCAGGCAAAGT GTGCCAGCTAAGCCTGGGCGGACATCCCTTGGCCATCCAGACCTACACCTGGGAGAAGTCAACCTATGGGAACGGCAAGAAGTACATCGCCACAGCCTATGTGGTGTCCTCCACCCAATAG